Proteins co-encoded in one Halorussus sp. MSC15.2 genomic window:
- the ribB gene encoding 3,4-dihydroxy-2-butanone-4-phosphate synthase, translating to MKQAVVGVEAAIEAFREGSPVLVHDAADREGETDLVYPAGAVTPEAVARMRNDAGGLICVALSNEVAEAFGLPFLEEALDHPASTDHDLGYDERSSFSLPVNHRDTFTGITDEDRAKTITELAAAASDPDATAFADEFRAPGHVHLLRAAPNLLADREGHTELGIALAEAAGLAPAVVVCEMLDEETGGALAPADAKAYAERHGLAYVEGSDIIDRLG from the coding sequence ATGAAACAGGCCGTCGTCGGCGTCGAGGCCGCGATAGAAGCCTTCCGCGAGGGGTCGCCGGTTCTCGTCCACGACGCCGCCGACCGCGAGGGCGAGACCGACCTCGTCTACCCGGCGGGCGCGGTCACCCCGGAGGCCGTCGCGCGGATGCGAAACGACGCCGGGGGACTCATCTGCGTCGCACTCTCGAACGAAGTGGCCGAGGCGTTCGGTCTCCCGTTCTTGGAGGAGGCGCTGGACCACCCCGCGAGCACGGACCACGACCTCGGCTACGACGAGCGGTCGTCGTTCTCGCTCCCGGTGAACCACCGCGACACCTTCACGGGCATCACCGACGAGGACCGCGCGAAGACGATTACCGAACTCGCGGCGGCCGCGAGCGACCCCGACGCCACGGCGTTCGCCGACGAGTTCCGCGCGCCGGGCCACGTCCACCTCCTTCGGGCCGCCCCGAACCTGCTGGCCGACCGCGAGGGCCACACCGAACTCGGCATCGCGCTGGCCGAGGCCGCGGGTCTAGCGCCGGCGGTCGTGGTCTGCGAGATGCTGGACGAGGAGACCGGCGGGGCGCTCGCGCCCGCGGACGCGAAGGCCTACGCCGAGCGCCACGGACTCGCGT